NNNNNNNNNNNNNNNNNNNNNNNNNCCCCCCCTAAACCCCACTCCCCCACTTTCTGCATCTTCTTCTCTAATCCTtcatctctcttcttcttcattttctctctctatacatacatatatcatatatatatatatataaacgtATTGAGAGACCACCAGTAATGGGGGCGTACAGATCGGACGACGATTACGATTATTTGTTCAAGGTGGTGTTGATCGGCGATTCCGGCGTCGGAAAATCTAATCTTCTATCCAGATTTACACGTAACGAGTTCAGTTTGGAGTCAAAGTCAACGATCGGCGTTGAATTCGCTACTCGTAGCATTCGTGTTGATGATAAGGTTGTCAAGGCTCAGATTTGGGATACTGCCGGTCAGGAACGGTATCTCCATTATTTCATTACTCAATTCTGAATTTTTGATTCTATATTGGATAGATTAGCATTTGCGGTAGATATTAgaataatatgttaatatttGAGATCTGAAATGCTGATACAAAATCGATTTGCAATAATTGACGTTATGTAGTATAGTTTTTGTGGTAAAGTCAGATCTGATATATCCGTTAGGTTTACTAATGAGTGCCAATTGTACCAGTAGAGCAACAACAATGGCACGCCGGTGTAATTGCATAAAGTAGGGTCGGGTGAGGATAGTGTACACATACATTACCCCTACCTTGGGAGGCAGAGAGGCTGTTTCCGTGTACAATTGTTTCAGAAAATGTTGAAATGTTCTCTGATTGCCATTGGTTGAAAGAAAATTTCTTTCAGGTTTTGGCAAATGATTTTTGTTGAAACGAATGCCACCTAAATATTTTGCAGAAAAATGTCAATTTCCAATTTTTGTGTGTTGATTACTCTGAACTGTAAAAACTCTAAGAGTGTTAGAGTAGGAAGTGCGGAACTGCTAGGAGTTCGCTGTCTGAATAATTTTTTGGAGATCATAGTCATTTGCGTAGGGAAAAGCCACTGCCTTTTGTTGTTCTTGCACCAATTCGTAATCGGAGGGCAAGAGAATTGGACAGACCATCCTCAGAAATCAAAGACCGGTTTTCTCCATGTTTGTTGTCCTGAACAAGTTCACCCCCCTTATTGTCACTAAGAACACTTCACAATTGAACTGTAAACCCAGGCTAGAAAGGATTTCAAGTTCTGTTTGCTCTCCTTCTCTTATCTCCCTTTTAATGTATTCTACTGCCTCCTCCAATGATACCCGTCAAAGAGGGCTTTCAGTTGACTGATCTAGAAATGGGTGATGTCAGAAAGCTAAAAGGAAAAACAATAGGCTTAAGAAGATTACTTATAAAAAACAACTAGTCTTAAGCTGGTCGTGTCTAAAGTGTCATACATTGGCATCTGCTTTGGTGGCTAAGCGTTGCAAGTGTCTTTCCCATATGTGTTTTAAGCTTTAGAGAAATTTTGACTTTGCTAAACTCTGAGCATCATATCAACTTGAACATTGCTTTATGAAATAGTCATGTAGTTTGATGGCTTTTACGTTGTTTTCCTCAAACAAAAGATCCAGGGGATTAACTAGGATGATCAACGCTACGATACTGAacttttgagtttaaaattaCTGCCACCCTactcattttcaaaaataaaatacaagtaCTGCCACCCTACTGCTCCCTGCATAATTATGTCAGTGTTCGCATTTTTTATCATGGATTTAAGATGCaatgttttttttccttatttgcatTCATTAGGGTAACATTGATATTTGAAATGATTTAGTCCTTGTTCATTTTGAAGTCCGAAATTAGATGTGATCATGTTCTTGTTATGAATAAGTTTGTGTACTAATTACTATGAGACTCTTTTCATTCCTCATCTTCTCCTATATATTGTTGTAGTAGTTTTCCAGCCTTGACTTTCTTTTCATATCGATTGTTGTATTAGTTTTCCAGCCTTGacttttccatgtttctataaACTTTAACAGTCTTAAGGTCCTATAAATATTGTGTGTTCATCTTCTTTTTCCTGGTACGATTTTCATGTCACTGTGTATCTTATTTTCCAGTATGGAAATGTTTTGATTTGATGCGttgtattatattaattttctcAATTGTATCTCTTTGCTTAAGATATCGCGCAATCACGAGTGCCTACTATCGAGGAGCTGTTGGAGCATTGCTTGTCTATGATGTCACCCGTCATGTAACTTTTGAGAATGTAGAGAGATGGTTAAAAGAGCTCCGAGATCACACTGACTCTAGCATTGTCATAATGCTGGTGGGTAACAAGGCAGATTTGCGTCATCTGCGTGCTGTTTCTACTGAGGATGCCCAGGCATTTGCAGAGAAGGAAAGTACATTTTTCATGGAAACATCCGCTTTGGAGTCCATGAACGTTGAAAGTGCCTTCACAGAAGTGCTCACTCAAATACACCGCGTTGTTAGCAGGAAAGCTCTTGAAGTAGGAGATGACCCGGCAGCAGTTCCCAAGGGGCAGACGATAAATGTTGGAGGCAAGGATGATGTTTCTGAAGTAAAGAAAGCTGGGTGCTGTTCTGCTTAGAACAAAGAGTAATCTACACCGCGGAAGagattctttttgttttgagCTGAATTTCACATGACATTTGTACGTCAACCTCTAACCACATGAATTGCTTAGCACTAATAGCTTTATTCACTGGATAACTAGACATTGTTGAATTGAGTGCACCCCCAAGATTGAATATTATCCAAATTAGCTTCATTCTTTATCCTTGTTTCTCTATTTTGCTTCCATTGGTCAATGATTTATTGTATTAGCTGTTGCTTATGGACCTCCAAAATAGGGTatatttgtttcaaaaagattCTGAATCGTGCTACGTGTATGAAACTATTAACACATTTTATCCTgccttgtaattgattgtttgatttattgtgaattgagaaatattttcaaTTCCTTATGCTCCGTTTGTGTTATACAAGAGTATTGACTGTTTGGCTTATTACTTCGCCTTTCTTTTCGAACAATATATGACATAAACAGGTGACAAGGCCAAAAAGTATTCACAGAACTCAATTGAAAGTGTTATAGATGTCAATTATTACATGGCCAAAAACTAGAATAAAGAATGAGGTAAAAGACTAAAAAAAGGTGAATTGTGATTGCAAAGTGAATCATTACAGAATAATGTCAGACAGTGATGTGTTTGTGGGCAATACTGAAGCTCTACAAAAAGGACATGATTTTTTTCTCTGCAACCATTTGTTTATGCACTCAGCATGAAATTCATGGCCACATTGAAGTGTGCCAATGTTATCTTCCTCTTTATATTCAAGTAAGCAGATAGCACATGCATCTTGTTCCTCATCATCTTCGTTGGCGTCTATGTCCATAACACAAGTAACATAACATGTACTTTTTTCAAAATACTCAGACATATCTTCTTCCTCaaccacctcttcttcttcttcgtcttcaATTTCATCAGTATAGGTGTCATCAAGAATGGATTGAGGCACTTGAATAATGTAACGAATATAGTTAGTATTCACTTGCATTCGAGCTGTTCTAGTCCTTCTTCCACTTGTTTGATGATTGCCTTGATCAAGCACATGTATATCATACTCCATTCCTATTTCTAACTCATTCacgatttcttcttcttcctcgtcttcttcctcttcctcttcctcttcctcgtCTTCTTCCATACTATCTTCATCCAacaactcttcttcttcttcttcttcaatttcaccAATATCTGAATGTTCTAACTTAATATGAGACATGAAACTATAATCAACAGGAGGCATGAGGTGTTGTAGTCGATTCAAGAGAGCGGCGTCAGGTGGTAATGTACGACTACAACAACAAGGAACTTGATCATGTTGAGACATTGTTTCTTCCCTGCGTTTTGTATTAGATTACCAGAAAGTTTAGAATGGGATCTACTTGTTAATGTACACctatatataggaaaaatatatttgtaggAATTTGATTGGGGAAGGGAAATATTTATGGTAATAATTTGATTGGAAAAAATAGTTTCCTAAAAtgtttatttccttttcttttcttgctttcCCCACAAGTttctataaaaaattatcacacgtcactatttttaataattcCGATGTGTCTATCACAAAGTTTGATATAAAAGAGAAttacaaaatcatatcaaagtttagaattttctgttgaaccagtaacaaaaaaaaaattattacacaaatttttaaataattccAACAAAGATTAGGAGAACAACCATCAATAAAGGCCCCAATATTATGTTTCCATCTAAAATTCTCTTTTCCAGCATGTTTCTCAAAAGATAATCTAATCacaaaaaacaacttttattaCTATCATACTTTGTATCAAATAAGATAATAAGAaaggatattttttttgttttataaaataaaagaaatataataataacatgcTAAATTATTAAGTgatgagaaaaaaatagtaGGATATTAAATTACTCAAACAGATAAGAGCATACTAATAATCAAGTGATTACACTGACCACAATACAAGTTTCAAGAAGCTATATAACAAGAGGTGAATGTGGCTTTGTTTATTGGTTCAAAAATTGGACCTAGCATTTTTCAAATAGACATGTTGTAGGTGTTTCTGAAAGAGTGATGGATACATCATTTTGCCATTACCATTATTGTATGATAAATCTATgactatttatatattaaaaaaaattgagcatCTCAATAAAATTTCGAGAAGAAATTCCCTaatatttctattattattgGGATATAAATCACATACTTTACGATTCTCAAGTCATTTCATTTATCACTAGGTCACATCCTTGAATGCTAAATTTATGAAGAGTACTTAATTAACAAATTCCAACCTCTTTCAAGGCTAATTAACTCATTATCAAAGCTCACTTTCTTTTACCACTAAAATTATCTATAGAGAAGAATCTACAAAAACTTATAAGTTTATTTAAATTGTTCATCATCTAAATAGATTATAATGTACTCAAGCAAACACATAggtgaaaaaattatatgactTATTATCGAAGAAAAAGGAAACAGACGATTAAaacatgtcaaaggaacagGTCTAACGCATTTGACTGACTTGTCTATAGTGTTGATGAAGAAGGAAGCTGAGGATTGGAACATGTCCAACGAAGCTGACTGGCAAGTTACAACACTACTGAAGAATTAGAGTCGCACTAGGATTAGACTACCTATGTTAATTAGGATTATATTTCATctagaattatttttatgattaggATTATGGTACAACTAGGATAAGATTATTTAtagttgtattattattattattattatagtagtagtaataaGTATTGTAGTAGGACTCTACGTATAGTTAATTTTGGACTCTACAAGACTACAATTCTCTCTTATATAAGGAGTATGCTATTAACattattattcatcaataacatcatattgatcaataatatcaatttaCCAATATTTGATCAATCTATCAATATTATTGATCAATACGATCAAttatcaatattgatcaatacTATCAATTTATCAATATTGATCAACATATCAATACTACAAATATTGATCAACATATCAATATTACCAATATTGATCAACCTATCGATAGATCAATACAATTAATACATTAATTGTCAATACAATCCTTGATTTCTCTAAGTCTTAGACGTGAGATTTCTACATGGATTTCCACAGATATACCTTTTTCGGCGAatagaagtgaaaaaaaaattgattttgatctaTTCTTGACTTGttttattaaactaaaattCATAAGAAGTATATATGATCCTTTTAGCAAAGTATAGGGGCATATTTGATCCTTCTCACATatgaacttttttttccttcattaaTTTAGTGACTaatttgcatttatttttccttatgaTCACATTTATTTCTTTACTAGTCTATGGACACGTGTGttttatgtgaatttttattGATGCGTTAAagcaattaaaattttatgcaaATCATATGAAgtgagtaaatatttttttaatatgcatGAAGAAATACCAAATGAGGGGCACATTGTAATCTTTAAAATCAATTCCTTTGAAGCTACCATCGGTAAAACAATTTCGTTGAAGCTATTATcggtaaatttttttaaaatttgtttaataTTTAACACACTTGCAATAAAGTCACATGACTAATTTGAGCCAAATAACAATACAAACTTAcgataatgataaaaaaaattcataaaaattatatatacacacacactaaAATtgggaacaaaaaaagttaaaagttgaattatcaaATTTATTCTTTATTGGTTAAACAGTcatttaagtatttaattaaacaCTAATCCTTTAATTGTTggtattaaaaagtaaaatttaccaatctattaataatattacattaaaatgaaacaatagaaaataaatacattCTCACTCGTTAGTTCATTCAATATTGCTTTCATATTCCACAACTATTCTAcctttagaattttttttagtattttagatttgtaaaattttcggcaataaatataaactttaaactaATACTATTTAGGAAGTCCAAGTGATGGGCATATCTATGTAGTcaagaaaatcatttaaatttttcttgcacattttgaattttcaattattttaaaatttatatgctATGTACCATTTATAAGTAGTGACGCACTTGGATCATTATtaagacttttgaattttgattggtAATGGGAAAAGTTATCATAAAAAATTCTAAacctatgtatttctttttactatatattGTTAGAAATAAAGTCTgatttatacttctttaatttaatcttctatgaaattatgaaagttataagtctatttttattagtgctgaaattactaatatataacttttatattcgtttttaaatgtacttttataatactttcttttttttatcctttcctTACTGATATGGTTTCTTTAAGTAGCTACATATTTGTGTATTTACTAATAAGGAAGCGTAACGAGAGATACTTAAGGATTAgtcatatagatatattcatattattagagGGTATAGTATCTTaattagtttttcatatttcttgctTGATGGTCGATGTATCCCtcgattattatgaattttatttaatcaataaaatataaattgataaaactgatatttttaatttgaacattttctatataatagtttcactttataataattgtatggGACAAACGTGCAACACATGTTCCCAGGAACTAGTATAGATAAAATTCATGAAGAGTACTTAATTAACAAATTCCAACCTCTTCAAAGCTAATTAATTCATTATCCAAACTCACATTTTTAACCAATAAAATTATCTATAGAAGAGTCTACACAAGCTTATAAGTTCACTTAAATTGTTCATGAgccaa
This portion of the Solanum pennellii chromosome 12, SPENNV200 genome encodes:
- the LOC107007556 gene encoding ras-related protein RABA1f-like — encoded protein: MGAYRSDDDYDYLFKVVLIGDSGVGKSNLLSRFTRNEFSLESKSTIGVEFATRSIRVDDKVVKAQIWDTAGQERYRAITSAYYRGAVGALLVYDVTRHVTFENVERWLKELRDHTDSSIVIMLVGNKADLRHLRAVSTEDAQAFAEKESTFFMETSALESMNVESAFTEVLTQIHRVVSRKALEVGDDPAAVPKGQTINVGGKDDVSEVKKAGCCSA